A window of the Streptomyces griseochromogenes genome harbors these coding sequences:
- a CDS encoding alginate lyase family protein, with product MTVISGSAGWYLRRLSRMGPREVGGRVGDAVRRRRWRSARPDCPRVTDARFTAVLPAGTIAAIPPDAAKRLIAEADRLMAGHAEYFGVDRDDLADPDWWYDPKTGRRAPWGYAFDVPYRNEDAVGDIKQIWELSRHQYLTVLAAAYAFTGDERYAERVAEHLRSWWAGNAPLRGVHWTSGIELGIRLLSWVWIRRLLDGWPGVAGLFEGNPVALNQIWHHQRWLAAFPSRGSSANNHVVAEAAGQFAAACAFGWFPASARWRAGALRSLERQLRNNTFDSGLNRELATEYHGLVLELGLAAVAEADAAGVPVPASIRLVLLRMTDALAAVVDNRLRPPRQGDADDGHGLVVDGAGTDRWASLLATGDAVFGRLTWWPAVTGTDVRTPLLAALIRPYAEQGTAPAVIRPASRPGHFADAGMTVLRGPEEIWCRCDGGPHGFLSIAAHAHADALSVEVRHDGVDVLADPGTFCYHGQPEWRQYFRSTLGHNTLRLDGGDQSVSGGPFLWTRHARSRVLAADTADASDEGTVRWCAEHDGYQRSVHRRRVELTAASQELRVVDEVRGPRRAVQLAFHLGPAIAADLAGNRAVLTWIRDGEGRSAVLDLPGELSWRAHRGETDPPLGWYSAGFGRKEPTTTLVGTGFADGAAGFTTVLRFRG from the coding sequence ATGACCGTGATCTCGGGGAGTGCGGGCTGGTACCTGCGGCGCCTGTCCCGGATGGGACCGCGGGAGGTCGGCGGCCGGGTGGGCGACGCGGTCCGCAGACGGCGGTGGCGGTCGGCGCGGCCGGACTGCCCGAGGGTGACCGACGCCCGGTTCACCGCGGTACTGCCCGCCGGGACGATCGCCGCAATACCTCCGGACGCCGCGAAACGTCTCATCGCCGAGGCGGACCGGCTGATGGCCGGGCACGCCGAGTATTTCGGAGTGGACCGCGACGACCTGGCCGACCCGGACTGGTGGTACGACCCGAAGACCGGGCGCCGGGCGCCCTGGGGCTACGCCTTCGACGTGCCGTACCGGAACGAGGACGCGGTCGGGGACATCAAGCAGATCTGGGAGCTGTCCCGGCATCAGTACCTCACCGTGCTCGCCGCCGCCTACGCGTTCACCGGGGACGAGCGGTACGCCGAGCGAGTGGCCGAGCACCTGCGGTCGTGGTGGGCGGGCAACGCGCCGCTGCGCGGAGTGCACTGGACCAGCGGGATCGAGCTGGGGATCCGGCTGCTGTCCTGGGTGTGGATCCGCCGGCTGCTCGACGGCTGGCCGGGCGTGGCCGGGCTGTTCGAGGGCAACCCGGTGGCGCTGAACCAGATCTGGCACCACCAGCGCTGGCTGGCCGCCTTCCCCAGCCGGGGGTCTTCGGCGAACAACCACGTCGTCGCCGAGGCCGCCGGGCAGTTCGCCGCGGCCTGCGCGTTCGGGTGGTTCCCCGCCTCGGCGCGTTGGCGAGCCGGCGCGCTGCGGTCGCTGGAGCGGCAGCTGCGCAACAACACCTTCGACTCCGGTCTCAACCGCGAGCTGGCCACCGAGTATCACGGGCTGGTGCTGGAGCTCGGCCTGGCCGCGGTGGCCGAGGCGGATGCCGCCGGCGTGCCGGTCCCCGCGTCGATCCGGCTGGTGCTGCTGCGGATGACCGACGCGCTCGCGGCCGTCGTGGACAACCGGTTACGTCCGCCGCGCCAGGGGGACGCGGACGACGGGCACGGTCTGGTCGTGGACGGCGCGGGCACCGACCGCTGGGCCTCGCTGCTGGCCACCGGGGACGCCGTGTTCGGCCGGCTCACCTGGTGGCCGGCGGTGACCGGCACCGATGTGCGCACCCCGCTGCTGGCCGCGCTCATCCGGCCGTACGCGGAACAGGGAACCGCACCGGCCGTGATCCGCCCGGCAAGCCGACCAGGGCACTTCGCCGACGCGGGCATGACCGTCCTGCGCGGTCCGGAGGAGATCTGGTGCCGCTGCGACGGTGGTCCGCACGGATTCCTGTCCATCGCCGCGCATGCCCACGCGGACGCGCTGTCCGTGGAGGTCCGGCACGACGGGGTCGACGTGCTCGCCGACCCGGGGACGTTCTGCTACCACGGGCAACCCGAGTGGCGGCAGTACTTCCGGTCGACCCTCGGCCACAACACCCTGCGGCTGGACGGCGGTGACCAGTCCGTCTCCGGCGGCCCGTTCCTCTGGACCCGGCATGCCCGCAGCCGCGTCCTGGCCGCGGACACAGCCGACGCCTCCGACGAGGGGACGGTCCGCTGGTGTGCCGAGCACGACGGTTACCAGCGCTCCGTGCACCGCCGCCGGGTGGAGCTGACGGCAGCGAGCCAGGAACTGAGGGTGGTCGACGAGGTGCGCGGCCCGCGCCGGGCCGTGCAGCTGGCGTTCCACCTCGGCCCGGCGATCGCCGCGGACCTGGCGGGGAACCGGGCGGTGCTCACCTGGATCCGGGACGGCGAGGGGCGCTCCGCGGTGCTCGACCTGCCCGGGGAGCTGTCATGGCGGGCGCATCGCGGCGAGACGGACCCGCCGCTGGGCTGGTACTCCGCCGGCTTCGGGCGCAAGGAACCCACCACCACGCTGGTCGGCACCGGCTTCGCCGACGGCGCGGCGGGGTTCACCACCGTACTCAGGTTCCGCGGCTAG
- a CDS encoding Wzz/FepE/Etk N-terminal domain-containing protein: protein MTTGKTAESSAAAPLLDLQALVVAVRRRRRLWCAMALLGLLVGPAVAVLMPPPPTAVTKVLVTHQEDQPNDTGTLIRTDVQLLGTTRIAEKALRSLKSPEKPEDFMGDYRGTGLTNNLLQITATGDSDAEAVARAEALADAFVADHVKRMRDTATAEAKALLDQRDRMRDELAQVNKTIGDRPPGGDPKTSASIESLFARRAELISRIADFDQRAAEARTGTPKVVAGTQIVDAPRAVRHSLPKAAVTNAAIGLVLGLFLGLALAAVGTVVADRPVLRRDIAANLGASVVAELPRRSGRLWQRRRTRAARERLTVSLARTVRDSAEPVSLLELGCARSTSEIALNVARALAAEGPVVVIDGLPDQQLAGRRPKPGDPTVVSGERAAAVPDQGHRLGVGSVAPGTAWTDLQYLGTQTVLVVRAGHGSAAWLHTVARQLADQRIPVIGVVLIDPDPRDRTDGTLWDGLHIALRGRSERSARQKGTGRRRSERLPMWAARVPDNDQEAR from the coding sequence GTGACGACGGGCAAGACTGCGGAGTCGTCGGCCGCCGCTCCGCTCCTTGACCTGCAGGCGCTGGTGGTGGCGGTGCGCAGGCGCCGCCGCCTCTGGTGCGCCATGGCGCTGCTGGGGCTGCTGGTCGGCCCGGCGGTGGCGGTCCTGATGCCGCCGCCGCCGACCGCGGTGACCAAGGTGCTGGTCACGCATCAGGAGGACCAGCCGAACGACACCGGAACGCTGATCCGCACCGACGTCCAGCTGCTGGGGACCACCCGGATCGCCGAAAAGGCCCTGCGATCCCTCAAGTCCCCGGAAAAACCGGAAGACTTCATGGGGGACTACCGGGGTACCGGCTTGACCAACAACCTGCTGCAGATCACTGCGACAGGTGACAGCGACGCGGAAGCGGTGGCCCGGGCCGAGGCGCTGGCCGACGCGTTCGTCGCGGACCATGTGAAGCGGATGCGGGACACCGCGACGGCCGAGGCCAAGGCCCTGCTCGACCAGCGTGACCGCATGCGGGACGAACTCGCCCAGGTCAACAAGACGATCGGAGACCGGCCGCCGGGGGGCGACCCGAAAACGTCGGCGAGCATCGAGTCGCTCTTCGCCCGCCGGGCCGAGCTCATCTCGCGGATCGCCGATTTCGACCAACGGGCCGCGGAGGCGCGCACCGGCACGCCCAAGGTCGTCGCCGGCACGCAGATCGTGGACGCCCCGCGCGCGGTGCGGCACTCCCTGCCCAAGGCCGCGGTCACCAACGCCGCGATCGGGCTCGTCCTCGGGCTCTTCCTCGGGCTCGCGCTGGCCGCGGTCGGCACGGTGGTGGCGGACCGCCCCGTGTTGCGCCGGGACATCGCGGCGAACCTGGGCGCCTCGGTCGTCGCGGAGCTGCCCCGACGGTCGGGCAGGCTGTGGCAGCGCCGACGGACCCGGGCGGCACGCGAACGGCTCACCGTGTCCCTGGCCCGCACCGTGCGCGACTCCGCGGAACCGGTGTCGCTGCTGGAACTGGGCTGTGCGCGCAGCACGAGCGAGATCGCCCTGAACGTCGCCAGGGCGCTGGCGGCGGAGGGGCCGGTGGTCGTCATCGATGGTCTGCCCGACCAGCAGCTCGCGGGCCGCCGCCCGAAGCCGGGAGACCCGACCGTGGTCAGCGGCGAGCGTGCCGCGGCCGTGCCGGATCAGGGGCACCGGCTCGGCGTCGGCTCGGTCGCGCCCGGCACGGCGTGGACCGACCTCCAGTACCTCGGCACCCAGACCGTGCTCGTCGTGCGTGCCGGGCACGGCAGCGCCGCATGGCTGCACACCGTGGCGCGGCAGCTCGCGGACCAGCGCATTCCGGTGATCGGTGTGGTGCTGATCGACCCCGATCCGCGTGACCGGACCGACGGCACGCTGTGGGACGGGCTGCATATCGCGCTGCGGGGCCGTAGCGAGCGGTCGGCCCGGCAGAAGGGGACGGGCCGGCGGCGGTCGGAGCGGCTGCCCATGTGGGCCGCACGGGTCCCGGACAACGACCAGGAGGCGCGGTAG
- a CDS encoding Wzz/FepE/Etk N-terminal domain-containing protein translates to MSDDTIRLVTIGRILRRRWRLLAIVAVLGALVGYGASVLFPPRYTASASVLLPGQWEERELLTQVDIATSSAVVDGAAAMLGWKGVSGGELRDQVSAQAADGNIIKISGTADTPARAQQLSDRVAQQFVSFATRIAGGSTDPEAATGSEALRQKVAETNRRITDLANAADPGQTVEGVQARTELEKLRTSLQEAMKKLDEADPATNKAGMVVMGPAARPIGAAPPTRTQLVVAGALLFFLLAVIGHLVAARMNRRLRTEPEIAAALGSALLGTVDVPGEGRAHRPEGSGPRAWIRRLLGVDTRWDIPTPQRSGDEAGIRIRYRRVCARLRDQLPAPRRLLVVVPDGDEIARRAAGQLVTEAKGDPLLRVVEVSVDRPMVPDRDTESGALVVISAGSWTAEELAGIAEACADGRHEVVGIVVAGPVRARPKRTADRPPDEATLALAVRGPAAGGSV, encoded by the coding sequence TTGAGCGATGACACGATCCGCCTGGTCACGATCGGACGGATTCTCCGTCGGCGGTGGCGGCTTCTCGCCATCGTCGCCGTGCTCGGCGCGCTCGTCGGTTACGGCGCCTCGGTGCTGTTTCCGCCGCGGTACACGGCGTCGGCATCGGTCCTGCTGCCGGGGCAGTGGGAGGAGCGCGAGCTGCTGACTCAGGTCGACATCGCGACCAGTTCGGCGGTGGTCGACGGCGCGGCCGCCATGCTCGGCTGGAAGGGCGTCAGCGGCGGCGAGCTACGGGATCAAGTGAGCGCCCAGGCCGCCGACGGGAACATCATCAAGATCTCGGGTACAGCCGACACCCCAGCGCGCGCGCAGCAGCTCTCCGACCGGGTGGCCCAGCAGTTCGTCAGTTTCGCCACGCGGATCGCAGGCGGCAGCACCGACCCCGAAGCGGCTACGGGTTCCGAGGCGCTGCGGCAGAAGGTGGCGGAGACCAACCGCCGTATCACCGACCTGGCCAACGCGGCCGATCCGGGGCAGACCGTGGAGGGCGTGCAGGCCCGCACCGAGCTCGAGAAGCTGCGCACGTCGTTGCAGGAGGCCATGAAGAAACTGGACGAGGCCGACCCGGCGACCAACAAGGCCGGCATGGTCGTCATGGGGCCGGCAGCGCGGCCGATCGGCGCGGCGCCGCCGACGAGGACGCAGCTCGTCGTCGCCGGGGCACTGCTGTTCTTCCTGCTCGCGGTCATCGGCCATCTCGTCGCCGCACGGATGAATCGCCGACTGCGCACCGAACCGGAGATCGCCGCGGCGCTGGGCTCGGCGCTCCTCGGCACCGTCGACGTGCCTGGTGAAGGGCGCGCGCACCGGCCGGAAGGCAGTGGCCCACGGGCCTGGATCCGCCGACTCCTCGGCGTCGACACCCGGTGGGACATACCGACCCCGCAGAGGTCCGGCGACGAGGCGGGCATACGGATCCGCTACCGGCGGGTGTGCGCTCGCCTCAGGGACCAGCTGCCGGCCCCCCGGCGGCTGCTGGTTGTCGTACCGGACGGCGACGAGATCGCCCGCCGGGCCGCCGGGCAGCTCGTCACCGAGGCCAAGGGCGATCCGCTGCTGCGGGTGGTGGAGGTTTCGGTGGACCGGCCGATGGTGCCGGACCGCGACACCGAGTCCGGTGCTCTGGTCGTCATCAGCGCGGGCAGCTGGACCGCGGAGGAGCTCGCCGGCATCGCCGAGGCGTGTGCGGACGGCAGGCATGAGGTCGTCGGCATCGTCGTCGCCGGCCCGGTCCGGGCCCGTCCGAAGCGAACTGCCGACCGTCCTCCGGACGAGGCCACTCTGGCTCTCGCGGTGCGCGGCCCCGCGGCGGGAGGTTCGGTGTGA
- a CDS encoding right-handed parallel beta-helix repeat-containing protein, whose product MGIKRRHRALAAAPLALALLAASGCESEPGAGAGPTAAPSMSGASSTSVARVCAKPAAGPANAPAGAVTVDPAVVGDLAAKTKSSPANTTFWLRPGKHRLGRDRYSQVVPKKGDRYLGAPGAVLDGQKINQYAFGGTAGNVTIRYLTVQGFVAPQNEGVVNHDSADGWVIEHATIQNNSGAGLMAGARQRVRASCLRGNGQYGMNAYKAEGRISDLVVEGNEIVGNNTGDWERRRKGCGCTGGVKFWAVNGADVRGNWVHDNRGTGLWADTNDNDFRIENNVIEGNDGAALIYETSYNAVIRNNTIRRNNWVEGRRAADRGDTFPFATVYLSESGGEPRIRARTDKIEVYRNVLENNWSGITLWENADRYCNSPANTSSGDCTLLVRDTDRCARPAIAKPPLYADCRWKTQRVDIHDNRFVLDESVVKCTEMCDRMAVLANYGTYPDWSPYQGEGVAEAITRTQHNRWHDNVYLGPWKFVAHDPSRILDFAQWQSTPYQQDAGSTLDLDPRAGG is encoded by the coding sequence GTGGGGATCAAGAGGCGGCACCGGGCGTTGGCGGCGGCACCGCTGGCGCTGGCCCTGCTGGCGGCGTCCGGCTGTGAGAGCGAACCGGGCGCCGGGGCGGGGCCGACCGCCGCGCCATCCATGTCCGGGGCGTCCTCCACGTCCGTGGCCCGGGTGTGCGCCAAGCCCGCGGCCGGGCCGGCGAACGCGCCGGCGGGTGCGGTGACGGTCGACCCCGCGGTCGTCGGTGACCTGGCAGCGAAGACGAAGAGCAGCCCTGCGAACACCACGTTCTGGCTTCGACCGGGCAAGCACAGGCTCGGGCGGGACCGCTACTCCCAGGTCGTCCCCAAGAAGGGGGACCGCTACCTCGGCGCGCCGGGCGCGGTGCTCGACGGCCAGAAGATCAACCAGTACGCGTTCGGCGGTACCGCCGGCAATGTCACCATCCGCTACCTGACCGTGCAGGGTTTCGTCGCGCCGCAGAACGAGGGCGTGGTCAACCATGACTCGGCCGACGGGTGGGTGATCGAGCACGCGACGATCCAGAACAACTCCGGCGCCGGGCTGATGGCCGGTGCCCGCCAGCGGGTCCGCGCCAGCTGCCTGCGCGGCAACGGACAGTACGGCATGAACGCGTACAAGGCCGAAGGCCGTATCAGCGACCTGGTGGTCGAGGGCAACGAGATCGTGGGCAACAACACCGGCGACTGGGAACGGCGGCGGAAGGGCTGCGGCTGCACCGGAGGCGTGAAGTTCTGGGCCGTCAACGGCGCCGACGTACGCGGCAACTGGGTGCACGACAACCGCGGAACAGGGTTGTGGGCGGACACCAACGACAACGACTTCCGCATCGAGAACAACGTGATCGAAGGCAACGACGGTGCCGCGCTGATCTACGAGACCAGCTACAACGCGGTCATCCGGAACAACACGATCCGGCGGAACAACTGGGTCGAGGGCCGCAGGGCGGCCGACCGCGGCGACACCTTCCCGTTCGCGACCGTCTACCTGTCCGAGTCCGGCGGCGAACCACGGATCCGAGCCCGCACCGACAAGATCGAGGTCTACCGGAACGTGCTGGAGAACAACTGGTCCGGGATCACCCTGTGGGAGAACGCCGACCGGTACTGCAACAGCCCGGCCAACACCTCCTCCGGTGACTGCACCTTGCTGGTCCGGGACACCGACCGCTGTGCGAGGCCGGCGATCGCCAAGCCACCGCTCTACGCCGACTGCCGGTGGAAGACCCAGCGGGTGGACATCCACGACAACCGCTTCGTGCTGGACGAGTCCGTCGTCAAGTGCACGGAGATGTGCGACCGCATGGCGGTGCTGGCCAACTACGGCACCTACCCGGACTGGTCGCCGTACCAGGGTGAAGGGGTGGCCGAGGCGATCACCCGCACGCAGCACAACCGCTGGCACGACAACGTCTACCTCGGACCATGGAAATTCGTCGCCCACGACCCGAGCCGGATACTCGACTTCGCTCAGTGGCAGAGCACGCCGTACCAGCAGGACGCGGGCAGCACCCTCGACCTCGACCCACGGGCCGGTGGTTGA
- the asnB gene encoding asparagine synthase (glutamine-hydrolyzing), translated as MCGIAGTYRWPDGKVMTDRLTDTLAHRGPDGAGRYSHPAGDGEVHLGHRRLAIIDLSGTGAQPMVSGGLALTYNGELYNAPELRAELAAAGVRFRGTSDTEVLLEAWRRWGTDCLPRLRGMFAFGIFDERTGDLVLARDQLGVKPLFLLRRGAGLVFASELKALAAATGGSLQVDHAALVASLLYYWVPDSRCAFREAEKLPPGSWLRFRPDGRVERGRFWHLKDVAAEGRERARSGEQPDVAAVVEESTRRHMLSDVPVATFLSGGLDSSYLTALAARHQPGISAYTIGFRAEDAKFEAMPDDLRHARRVAERFGVDLHEIEIAPDVLDLLPRMTYHLDEPIGDPAAINTFLICSAAREAGVKVMLSGMGADELFAGYRKHLANLLALRYQRVPRPLRHGLSRAVDRLPVATSRRGYRSVRFAKRFLSFADLPEETAFRRSYTMYDQDELLALVDPDLAGTVEDVLTEHADIYQDNDLDDFVNRMCLGDARMFLPGLNLAYTDRSSMAASTEVRVPYVDVEVVRAAFAVPGDRKIVGRQGKAVLKEAATSILPREIVYRPKGLFSAPLRAWMSRDLAPLVREVVHDGVLVRSGFLRRDALARLVAEDAAGRRDFSKHLWHVLTLEYWYRDATSGSGQSTRLTA; from the coding sequence ATGTGTGGCATCGCAGGCACGTACCGGTGGCCGGACGGGAAGGTCATGACGGACCGGCTCACCGATACCCTCGCCCACCGCGGCCCGGACGGAGCGGGCCGGTACAGTCACCCCGCCGGTGACGGCGAAGTGCACCTCGGTCACCGCCGGCTGGCCATCATCGACCTGTCCGGGACCGGCGCCCAGCCCATGGTCTCGGGCGGCCTCGCCCTGACGTACAACGGCGAGCTGTACAACGCGCCCGAGCTGCGTGCCGAGCTGGCAGCCGCCGGGGTGCGCTTCCGCGGCACCTCCGACACCGAGGTGCTGCTCGAGGCCTGGCGGCGCTGGGGCACGGACTGCCTGCCCCGGCTGCGCGGCATGTTCGCGTTCGGCATCTTCGACGAGCGAACCGGTGACCTGGTGCTCGCCCGCGACCAACTCGGCGTCAAGCCGCTGTTCCTGCTCCGGCGCGGTGCGGGCCTGGTGTTCGCCTCCGAGCTCAAGGCGCTCGCCGCCGCGACCGGCGGGTCGCTGCAGGTGGACCATGCGGCGCTGGTGGCCTCGCTGCTGTACTACTGGGTGCCCGACTCACGGTGCGCGTTCCGCGAAGCGGAGAAGCTGCCGCCGGGGAGCTGGCTGCGGTTCCGGCCCGACGGCCGGGTGGAGCGCGGCCGGTTCTGGCACCTGAAGGACGTCGCCGCCGAGGGCCGGGAGCGAGCCCGAAGCGGCGAACAGCCGGACGTGGCCGCCGTCGTCGAGGAGTCGACTCGGCGCCACATGCTCTCCGACGTACCCGTGGCGACGTTCCTTTCCGGCGGCCTTGACTCCAGCTATCTGACCGCGCTGGCGGCCCGCCACCAACCTGGGATCTCCGCCTACACGATCGGGTTCCGCGCCGAGGACGCCAAGTTCGAGGCGATGCCGGACGACCTGCGCCATGCCCGGCGGGTGGCCGAGCGGTTCGGTGTCGACCTGCACGAGATCGAGATCGCTCCGGACGTCCTCGACCTGCTGCCGCGGATGACGTACCACCTGGACGAGCCGATCGGCGACCCCGCCGCGATCAACACCTTCCTGATCTGCTCGGCCGCCCGGGAGGCCGGGGTCAAGGTGATGCTCTCGGGGATGGGCGCCGACGAGCTGTTCGCCGGCTACCGCAAGCACCTGGCCAACCTGCTCGCGCTGCGCTACCAGCGCGTCCCGCGACCTCTGCGGCACGGCCTGTCCAGAGCCGTGGACCGGCTGCCGGTCGCCACGTCCCGCCGGGGGTACCGGTCGGTGCGCTTCGCGAAGCGGTTCCTCTCCTTCGCCGATCTGCCGGAGGAGACCGCGTTCCGGCGCAGCTACACCATGTACGACCAGGACGAGCTGCTCGCCCTGGTCGATCCGGACCTGGCCGGGACCGTCGAGGACGTGCTGACCGAACACGCGGACATCTACCAGGACAACGACCTCGACGACTTCGTCAACCGCATGTGCCTGGGCGACGCCCGGATGTTCCTGCCGGGCCTGAACCTCGCCTACACGGACCGGTCGAGCATGGCCGCGTCGACCGAGGTGCGGGTGCCGTACGTGGACGTCGAGGTGGTCAGGGCGGCGTTCGCCGTGCCGGGCGATCGCAAGATCGTCGGACGGCAGGGCAAGGCCGTCCTCAAGGAGGCGGCCACCTCGATCCTGCCCCGGGAGATCGTGTACCGGCCCAAGGGCCTGTTCAGCGCCCCGCTGCGCGCCTGGATGAGCCGGGATCTGGCACCGCTGGTGCGCGAGGTGGTGCACGACGGGGTGCTCGTCCGCTCCGGGTTCCTGCGCCGCGACGCGCTGGCACGGCTCGTCGCCGAGGACGCCGCCGGGCGGCGGGACTTCTCCAAGCATCTGTGGCATGTGCTGACCCTCGAGTACTGGTATCGCGACGCGACCTCTGGGTCCGGCCAGAGCACTCGGTTAACGGCTTAG
- a CDS encoding bi-domain-containing oxidoreductase: MKQVVQNYKSGELAVLDVPVPGCKPGGVLVRSAYSLISTGTELMKVSEAGMSMLGKARSRPDQVAKVMQSVATNGVPATYRKVMGKLDSYTPLGYSLCGVVEQVGAGIDDVAVGDLVACAGNEHALHAELNWVPKNLYARVPDGLAPRHAAFGTVGSIALQGVRRGEPQLGDVALVIGLGLIGQLVVQLLAASGVRVVGVDPDPVRCELAERLGAAACGDPASAAVEASVAELTGGHGVDQVYLAAGGGSNQPVELAARLCRDRGRVVDIGKCRLDLPWNAYYEKELDVRFSRSYGPGRYDPEYELEGRDYPIGYVRWTERRNLACFLDLLARGSVDVEPLVSHTAEFDDAVETYRRLKDGDLKAVAVLFRYPGHPDQAVEAGAPAVAVPAVKRHGGGTSTPARAAKAPVRLAFVGAGNYATSMLLPHLAQRDGVELSTVVTTTALSAANAKRKFGFAEATTDLDAVLGDKSVDAVFVVTRHSSHAELTRKALLAGKTVFVEKPLALTEDELAGVLAAVEESGNDRLQVGFNRRFAPLLREARKRFGARTGPAHLRYLVNAGRLQHGSWYLQQGTEGSRFAGEGGHFIDTASWLLAADPVSVYAVATSGNEDLQVVLRYPDGSTATISYVTTGPAGFPKETLDLVADGRALRLDDFVRASVYGRKRWVSSRLPKARDKGQNAELAAFIKAVRTGGPMPVPLESLVATTAATLAVQAGLAGGAPVTLARAR; the protein is encoded by the coding sequence GTGAAGCAGGTCGTACAGAACTACAAGAGCGGCGAGCTGGCGGTGCTCGACGTGCCGGTGCCGGGGTGCAAGCCGGGCGGTGTGCTGGTCCGCAGCGCCTACTCGCTGATCTCCACGGGGACCGAGCTCATGAAGGTGTCCGAGGCCGGCATGTCGATGCTGGGCAAGGCCCGCTCCCGGCCGGACCAGGTGGCCAAGGTCATGCAGAGCGTGGCCACCAACGGGGTGCCCGCCACCTACCGCAAGGTGATGGGCAAGCTGGACTCCTACACGCCCCTGGGCTACTCGCTGTGCGGGGTGGTCGAGCAGGTCGGCGCCGGGATCGACGATGTGGCGGTCGGTGATCTCGTGGCCTGCGCCGGCAACGAGCACGCGTTGCACGCCGAGCTGAACTGGGTGCCGAAGAACCTCTACGCCCGGGTGCCGGACGGCCTCGCGCCGCGGCACGCCGCCTTCGGCACAGTCGGGTCGATCGCGTTGCAGGGCGTCCGCCGCGGCGAGCCACAGCTCGGCGACGTGGCGCTGGTCATCGGTCTCGGGCTGATCGGGCAGCTCGTGGTGCAGCTCCTTGCCGCTTCGGGCGTCCGCGTCGTCGGGGTCGACCCCGACCCGGTGCGCTGCGAGCTCGCCGAGCGCCTGGGTGCCGCGGCCTGCGGCGATCCCGCGTCCGCGGCCGTGGAGGCTTCCGTCGCCGAGCTCACCGGCGGTCACGGCGTGGACCAGGTGTACCTGGCCGCCGGAGGCGGCAGCAACCAGCCCGTCGAGCTGGCCGCCCGGCTCTGCCGCGACCGCGGCCGGGTCGTCGACATCGGCAAGTGCCGCCTGGACCTCCCGTGGAACGCGTACTACGAGAAGGAGCTCGACGTCCGGTTCTCCCGCAGTTACGGCCCCGGGCGCTACGACCCGGAGTACGAGCTCGAGGGGCGCGACTACCCGATCGGCTACGTGCGCTGGACCGAGCGCCGCAACCTGGCGTGCTTCCTCGATCTCCTCGCCCGCGGCAGCGTCGACGTGGAGCCTTTGGTCTCCCACACAGCCGAGTTCGATGACGCCGTCGAGACGTACCGGCGTCTGAAGGACGGCGACCTGAAGGCCGTGGCCGTGCTGTTCCGGTATCCCGGCCACCCCGACCAAGCTGTGGAAGCGGGGGCCCCGGCGGTGGCCGTGCCCGCGGTGAAGAGACACGGCGGAGGAACGTCCACGCCGGCCCGGGCCGCCAAGGCGCCCGTGCGGCTGGCGTTCGTCGGCGCGGGCAACTACGCGACGTCGATGCTGCTGCCCCACCTGGCACAGCGCGACGGCGTCGAATTGTCGACCGTCGTCACCACGACGGCGCTGTCCGCGGCCAACGCGAAGCGGAAGTTCGGCTTCGCCGAGGCGACCACCGATCTCGACGCCGTGCTCGGCGACAAGTCCGTCGACGCGGTGTTCGTGGTCACCCGGCACAGCTCGCACGCCGAACTGACCCGAAAGGCACTGCTGGCCGGCAAGACCGTGTTCGTGGAGAAGCCCCTGGCGCTCACCGAGGACGAACTCGCCGGTGTGCTCGCGGCGGTGGAGGAGTCCGGCAACGACCGGCTCCAGGTGGGCTTCAACCGGCGGTTCGCGCCGCTGCTGCGCGAGGCCAGGAAGCGGTTCGGCGCCCGGACCGGTCCGGCGCACCTGCGCTACCTGGTCAACGCGGGCCGGCTGCAGCACGGCAGCTGGTACCTCCAACAGGGCACCGAGGGCTCGCGGTTCGCCGGTGAGGGCGGGCACTTCATCGACACGGCGAGCTGGCTGCTCGCGGCCGACCCGGTCTCGGTGTACGCGGTCGCCACGTCCGGCAACGAGGACCTCCAGGTCGTGCTGCGCTACCCGGACGGGTCCACCGCCACGATCAGCTACGTCACCACCGGCCCGGCGGGCTTCCCCAAGGAGACGCTGGACCTGGTCGCGGACGGCCGTGCGCTGCGGCTCGACGACTTCGTCCGTGCCTCGGTCTACGGCCGCAAGCGGTGGGTCAGTTCGCGGCTGCCCAAGGCCCGGGACAAGGGCCAGAACGCCGAGCTGGCCGCGTTCATCAAGGCCGTGCGGACCGGCGGGCCGATGCCGGTGCCACTGGAGTCCCTCGTCGCCACCACGGCGGCCACCCTCGCTGTGCAGGCCGGCCTGGCCGGCGGCGCGCCGGTGACGTTGGCGAGGGCGCGATGA